The DNA window AACTTATACTGCAATACATCAAGTATTTTATGTGCATACCTTCTTATACAAACAAACTCTGCAATGACACCATTGACAACATTATCTTACTGATAACTTACATCACGcctttctttataattttattactcatcTTTATCAATAAACACTTCTCACACAATAACTGTTATTCAACCTTCAGTCCTTCACTCGTACTTTATTTCGTTCTTATCTTACTACCCTCAATATGACCGACAATAGTTTAGCAGTACTTAGGTACtcaattacaattaatataatattattatgtgaaacAAATTCATTGTTATGAGTGCTTGTTTGATTTGTGACCTCATTTGTAGCAGGAAAAGGAATTAAATTGATGATAACGCTCGCTTCGGCGGCCATGTTGTTTGTCACATTAAACGTTCGTTCTGACTGTACCAGGACCACAGATGCGTAGGGCGTGTCATGAAAAAATGCCAGATTCCATTCCGCACATATTATATTCTGATTTCGTAATGAGATCTAATTTATGAAACGATTGTGTAATgtgatgtaggtactaaatatctacatacatttcAAGTCCTTAAGATTATCCCGATAGCTACAAACTAGATTGAGATTTACTCGGAAGTGAATACCTTATTAGCTAAGTTATTATCTATACAAAACAACAGAGTAAATTCTCACGGATATAAGGATAAAATGGGTAAGGATAATCAACACTCAACATGTGTATATACAAAATCATGTGTTCCTTAGATAAAAACTTTGTTATAGAGGAAACTGAACTATATAAACGACTAGTGCCTAAAGGgctaatacaaatatttacccCAATTAGActaaacaatatacataataacaaaacaaacagcgCATTCTTGTAAATAATTAGAATAACGATAATGCTTTTAATCAATGGCTCACTTAGATAATTACAATAACCGAGTCAGATAAATAGCAAGCCAAAACACAGTCCCGCCGCTAGAGTTTATTTGATAGTGGACATTGTACCTGTAAGTAACCGTAGCTCATTATTTTTAGCCGCGACTTGCATCCGCGTCCGTTATAACTACACGTAAATGTTTATGTTCCAACTAACACGCGTTACAGTTTCGAAATCTTCTGAGAACATTCACATGCTGTAGTGTGCAACATGTTGCTTTCAATCGATTTTAATCGTCCCGTGCTgcgtttgttttattgttactacATGTATCTTGTCTGTTGGTGGATGCAATTCCTCAATTTAACATAAAGGAAACGTTAATAAACATGcagaaaattgttgtttttaaaggttatttcaatataaaacatttaatgtttaaattctATAGCCGCTCCTGAAGCTGCTTcatattcttatttaaaaaaatggtaaatgTAGTATTGTAGTTCTAtagcaataattattattccacTAGGGTGAAGAATCCGTCGGTTCGATCAACACAATGTCGATATGCAAGTCAGAACTTCTGTTCTCCCCCGTAAAAGAGGGTGTGCATGGTGTCCACTTCAGCGTCGACAGTTTGGACTGCGAACTGCCCTCTGAGCAGGATCTTATACTCACCTGCCAAGCCAACAAGGACAACTACACCATCGCCTTTGAGGGCAGTCTCACCACATACTCTGAGGACAGTGAGTGCGTTGAACCGGCCGTCAATCAAAAACATGGTAAGCAACACCGAATCCCTTCCTAGAACTACTGATGCATACCATTATAATGATATAATGTTTACTATGACGATAATTTGCACACCTGAACTGAATCATTGGTGTGTAATTACTCACAATAACTTGCCAGCTCATACAGTTATCTGTTTTCAGACAAATTGGGCGAGGAAGAAACCTTAATTTTAGATAACGATGAAAGAACGCGCAGGAATTTAGAATTATTAGAGAGATGTAAGAAATTAACTAATAAGCTAACGACGTCTATGGCTAGAAGCGATTTAGGATTAACTACATGGAGTAAGCTTAAGAAACAAACAAGTCAGTCACCCTTAAGgaggtaattaatattattacaataaatagtataattactatattttgttatttattcgaTATTTAATGATGAATTTAATTTTAGGCATCCCTCTGGAAATAACAATGAAGGTTCAAATGAAGCGACTGATGTAACAGACGACAACATGAGCAATTCAGTCATCAAAAGCCAAAGTTTGCCAAATCTGTATAGGCGAAAACTTATGAATAGTTCCATAAATTCAGCTGCTCTGAGTAATTCAACGGTATGTACCCGGTGTCATTGCCAAGAAATTTAGTGGCATCTAATTTCTCGCGTATTTATATTGTGCTAACGATATGTTTTATTCGCAGGTCGATTCTTTCACCGTTAATCAAAGACTAATGGGTACTCCAATGTGCATGAAAGTGTACGATGTCTCACAACACCGGTCACAAGGAAGCCAACATTCAGAACCTATGAGCACATCTTCAACTGATAACCAAACTTCTTCAGATAAAAGTCaaccaaaacaaacatttagtttagtaaagttatttatgaaacaaaagaGCATGAGCAACGATGGAATCGTAAGCATGGATCAGATGGATAGATCAGAGTGCTGGCCGTCGAGCTCAGGAGGAGAAAGTGGAGAATCAATGGGCGAGCAAAAATTAGTCGACTCCAAAACTGCAATTTCTGAGCGCCCTCAAATTGATTTACCGAGTACTGCTGTAGAAGAAGTTTCATCAGTGGTCTATGAAGAGATACAGACAGTAAATCCTTACAATAACAGAGTATACGATGAAGTTTTAATTGAAGAAGAAGAAACGGGTGATGGATCCAAATTGAGTGACAGTGAGAGTAATCTTTATGCTACAGTTAACAAACCACATATTAAGagaactaatttaaatattatgaatagtCCGTCTAGAATGAGAACTAATAGAAAATCAtgttcttcccaatcttcaGCCACTAGTGTAAGCATTTCAAGCTGCTCTGAGTCTGACGGTACGCAAATAACTAAAATGAATAGGCTGTTACAACGTGAGCCTTGCGATCACAAATCGACGTCAACTCACCTTGAAACCGATACCATAGATAAGAGTATACAAACATCCAGCATGCAATTATCTAACATGtctcaaaaagaaatattcaaggtcGTTGAACCTtcatttttagaaaaattaaaagaagGTGATTGCGAAAAGCCTGTTTTCGTTTTATATCCCAGCTATACTTTGCCAGACATTAGCTTCCTGAACGGAAgaccaaacatttatttaaatccttTAAAAGTAAACATATCTCCCAGATCGAGTGAAAGCAAGAAAAACAGACTGCAAGTCAAAGGTAAACGACCGTTCTCATGCAATGATCTTGAAATGTTAAAGAAAAAGGGACTCGGTCATATAAAAGACTGGGATTCACTAAACTTTTTACTTCCAACGGAATGTAAACAATTGCTCTCTGAAGTTCCTGAACTTATGCAGCACATGAAAGAAAAAGAAGGTACGCAAAAATGCGGAGACAAATATTGCAGTGCTTCACCAGCATCGAGATCTAAAAACCGACCAACAAGTTGTGATTGTAACAACTTAGTGGGCAACACTACAACAGTATCTTCGAGCTCGAGTACAGCTACTCAGCCATCTTCGGGATATCGTGGTTCATCCACAATGCTCACCGACTCTTCGGCTCAAAACAGTCCTGCTCCAGCTGGGAATTTCAATCCATTGTTTGTGTATCGTTACGATAGCGCAACAAGCTCAGAAGCAAGTGGTGTTAACAACGAGGGTCAGAGAATAAATCCCAATATTCCAAAAAGATCACTCTCATTGGCAGATCAAACTCGTATTCCCAAACAAGGTGAATTAGCGCCACCAAGGCCACCATTGCCAAAAAGCATATTACGTAAGTCAATGGATAAGACACGGAAGTCTAGCACACATACTAAACGATACAGTATGTTCGAAATGGATGATCTTATACAAGATCCAGTTGTATGCATGACAGCAGCAACGGAACACAAAACTAAGAGAAGATCGTTGCAAGAACCTTACTATCTCCAGAATCAAACTATGGATTATAGGAAGAACAACGATATTGCTGCGAAAAGATTATCACAACAATTCCTCGATGCTGCAGAGAAAGACGCAGATTACAACGAATATTATCCAGATGAAGGTGTTGGAACGGAAAGTAGCCTTGAATCTGGAAAATCGAATGAATTAAAGTTTCATAGGCCACACACTCCACCATTGCCTAAGCCAAGAACAAAGCAGATGGAATATACTGAATTTCCACCTCCTGGTGCACTCATCAGTAGTGCAGATTTACAACAACTTGAGGAGTTCTTGAAACACAGTGGATTTAACTGTCTAAACATGGATGAGTGGGATCAGAATCAAGTTCAAAAGGTAAGGAACCAGGTGTCCAAATTTCTGCAGATGAAGCGATCTCAGGAGGAGAACCAAAGGTCCACGGAATCAAGTGGCAGTAGTTGTAATAGTAAGAAATCAGTGAGTTTTGCGCAGAAGTCTGAGGTCACGAAGGCCGAAAGCCAACAGTCTCAATTAAAACCTATGGAAGATGTAAAGGGGGTCAGTCTAACCACGCCACCTAACTCTCCAAATATTTCCGCTGTGATAGCGCAGAGGCTTTATCAGGTAACGTTTCATTTGCTAATGCTAGTTCTGCTCACCCGCGTCATTGCCCGTTAATTTCTGTGAGTACCTTCGGTTCTTACTTTGCTCTTATTTTTCCGTTTATCTTCCGTTCTCAGTGtctttttgattatttttcagCATTATTACCTGCTTGTACGGATGTGCTATTATTTTAtgctgtattattttattttgcacaaatattttacttagcaAGTTGAACACGTTACCTGCGCTTGCTACTCATTAATCACTCTGCCATTAATCTAAATGTGTTATCAATGTGTTTCTTGCATGCCAAATATTGgataagattaaataatttcagGGAAAGAATTTAGCGGAAATTCCTATTTGTGAAGAAGCTGAAGTAAGCCCTGATGAATTTGGAAGTCCCATCCATCATGACGCGAGAGGAAAATACGATGTGATTGACGTATCACAAAAAAGAGGTACGAATTTACTTTAAAGAaagtataattttgttaaacTGCAAATTGCGatcaatttaatgttttttcttttatttcagcTTTAGTTTCAAATGTGACCGATGCTGTGGAAATGCTTATCCAACATTTCTCGTCTGCTACGGATCAAGCCGAGTTAGCTTTCTTAGGAGACTCCAAAGAATCTCCAGCCTGTGCAAAAATCGCCCTAAATGCATTGTGTCCAGCTTTATATGCAATATTTAGGGACGGCCTCAAAGAGAACATCGAAACTTCTTTTGGAGCCGTAAATAATTCCGTTTGGCAAATGGTAGAAGCAACCGCAAGACaaggtaaataaatagcaaCTTCTATGCCCTTTACTCTTCTGCATACCTGTAGACTGAACATTaatgtaaatgtttttgttttaggaCCAATCACAAAATCTCTAAATGAATTGGTACTGCGAATTAACAGCGAAGACGCAGTCACCGAGGGATTGGTCAAATTCAATGCCTTCATCCTTGGTTTGCTCAAGTAAGTTcagtaaattaatgttatgttaactTCATCATATCAAAGTCGttcttatttctatttaaaatgttacGTCTGTTCCAGTGCGCAATCAGTAGACGCTTGGGTGTCATACATCCGAACACGAGAGTCTATACTTGCCAAACACTACAGTCCTGATTCTCTGATCCTTGCTGGATGTGTGGGAGAACCGCGATGCCGTGCTCTTCTGGACACATTACTCGCCAGCCTTGAACCATTAAAACTCTTACCATTCTCCCTGGACCTCATGTTCGAAATGCGTGAGCTGCACAGAAGTTTCAAGAAGATCGAAAGCGACATGCGTGCCGCCAGTCGGGTAAGTTTGGATACTATCATAAAATAACATCTAATATCTAAAAGCCAACACTGAATGCTACTTTCCCATGAAATATACGTAATCAATATTCCGTGTCTTTCGTGTTCTGAAACCACTATCGCATACTATCAAACAGCCGCCTGCCGGAGCAACATCgctttatttgcattttattgtttactgcATGTGCTTAAATCACAGTTCACGGCGTACCAACGCGATATTTTAGCATTTACTTTCGTGCACAGCTTacataaaatgcaaataaacgTTTTGCCGAGCGATCGAAACCGATCGATGACCTTGTCAAGGACTTTAATTTTACTAATCTAACTTTGGATGGCATGATGCATGATGCTAAACAACATTTGGTGTATTTAACAGCCCACTTCGATTAACACTCCACCACTAACCCTGAACCAGCGGAATTTGCTGAAGCTGGTGCGTTCGATGCAGTCGAGCGGTCTCTCCAGCGACGACTGTCAGACCAGTGTCATAATGAGACATAAAGAGCCCAAAAACAAAGAGCCGTCAACACCCGACCTGCTGAATGATTCGGCAAACGTAAAGACCACAGTTGAAAAGAATAGACCACGCTCATGTGTTAATCCGACAACGATCGGTTATGATATTTGTCCGAACAACAGCAGGATAGAGATAGAAAGTAACCGCAGATGGTCCGGGGTGCACTTGGGCTCTAAGTTAATGCAGGCGTTCGATAGGCTCGTGTTCGACGACAGCGACGATTACACTGATAGCCTAGAAAACAATAAGCCTCCCACCGCTAAGCCCTCCAGCAATGAAGTGAAGGTAACTCGGCGGTGCTTTGTGTGGACATTATCTGAATGTTTTGCGCTTAGACAATGTTTTGTTGCGGTCTCCGTTGTTATTAATTTGCCGGCTGTTCTGGTACCTACCTCGCTTACTGcttctaacatttattttgtgtgcTTACTTTTGTTTTATCCTCACGTGTCGTCATGTTCAATGGTTGTGCTGCTGCATTTATGCCGTCATGTTGTACGTAAATTGTCCCTATTGAtgttttcttatattatttactcctacatagtaatttaatatcttttttcttagatttttttccCTCAATTTTGTAAAGAATGATGGTCCCGGAGAGAACTTTGTTACTAGGTGTGCCGATTATAATGGTTCTCGCATATTTTATTTAGCTGGAGTGCAGCGGTGAGGAGCATTGGCGACCAGGATCCGCCAGTAGCGGTGCCAGTGGCAACACCGGCAATGGCAGCGGCAACTCGGGTGGCAAGTTCCGTCGTCTGCAACTCAAGTGGGAAATGCTCAGTAATGCTGAAAGTCCCGTTACGCCCTCAGGTATGTTTCCTTGGTGTCACTATAAAGAATTAGTTCTAAATCAGTTTGATATATACCTTGTAGAAGCATGTTACATTTACAAATATCGACTTTTAAAAAGTTGTTGAAAATCTAATTTTCTCCAGTTGCGAATATATGTTTAAACTATTCTCCCTCATTACCATACACCCTTCGATTTGCTATTCTGTAAGTACTACACAGTAAATAACAGTATTCCAAGGGCAGACACATCGTTTCGCCGGATGTATAAACAATCGTACTTGTTATCGTCTCTCGTAGTTACAGCtactgaattaaataaactaaacgaATTCATTGAATTAAATGTAACGAAATAAAGAGAACACATAAACTGACTAAATAGTTGCAGTaatgtatacaatatacatccGTAGATAAAGTATAGATTGGCCAAACAGCAATGCAAAAACAAGTTTACATCGTTCATGAGAACAAGGAGCAGCTGTGTAAACCTTGTATTGGGGGATGATGTCATGCTTATACGAATGCCTaacttacttacatatttagGTACTACATACCACCATGTTTTTATACCAAAACATGATAgggaaagtacatataaaatatgcaGGTATATTGTCAACCAATAGGCATGATTCCAGGTACCGCTGTTAATATTGTGTTAGGTACACCATGACTAAATacgaataaatataaattttattggtTAATTTCTTGTCCAAACTGCTGGAAACCTAACTGGATgccgtttatttttttaaattagtggTTCAATTAGTTCAGATTAGATTAAAAAACTCTCTATTTTACACCATAAAAGCACaaaggacaaacattcaaaaattgacagtacaatgggcggtcttatcactaAAAAGCGATCTCTTTCAGACAACCTTTGATGGATAGATATGATTGCATTTAACAATGTTATAAAGTGTACTGTTTGTTGATGAATTCAGGAGAGACGTCACCAGCAGCGGCTCGTGGTTCCAAGATCCCCAGGCCTGTGTCGTCGCCCGTACGGCCGGTAGCACCGACGTTGCAGTCACCAGCCAAGACGACCCATCGGTAAActaacacaattatttttaaattccattCCTATATAACCTGGAGGATGaggatggagtttcttgctcgttcttctccattcgaagcaacactttggaacgagcgcctagcttcactgacggacagactgacggacaattcaatttgacgtttcaaaagtgcctaatttaggattaatggaaataaatgaCTTTTGACCTATTGTTACTAGGTTTTTGACTTCTATGAGTGTAAAGTTTCGTTGGAGTTCACATAATTACTACGAATATCCAGTAGATTCTACTGTCGGTTCAGTATTTGGCGAACATTTTGGAAAAAATGCATGCAAGACATTCGTTAGTCTATTCAACCTTTTAAAAGGTTTGAGTGTTTAGAAGcactttaattatttcaaccGACCTTGTCACAATTTCTATTACCAAACAAATCAAAtgttaacacaaaaatattgttgCTAATTGACCAGTCTCCATGCGCAATGACGGACCAATTGTCTAGAACTAAGTATGTGGTCATTGTGCCAATTCCCCCTGGACACAATTGTTACTCTGTGACAAATATGGCATAACGAGAGCTTATAGCTCCATCAACCGGCATTATGTGGCAATGTGTGTTATAACTGGTTGCTATttgagtatattttttgtatttcttttcaaTATTTCAGGATTTTTGAATAATGTAAATAGATGGTCTGTTTTTACACATAAATACTACTCGTATCTGACTACTTTGCATAGAAAAGACGAAACAAATTCAGTCACTTGAAGTTCATACCTGACAACCGTACAAGTTTTTCTAAACTGTCATTcgtttaatgttttatataacattcaaataaataaaaatacaaaaactttCTTTACAGGGGAATTCCAGTGCCTGTGCGCAAAGGGACATCTCCAACGACCACCACACCCAGAGCATCAACTGCACGGGCTGGAACTACCAACAAGAAACCACCACAAGCCGCTAACAGGTAATTACTTAATGTTTAATTCGCAACTAAATATAATTCCATATAATTCACATTATTTTCCTCTTTGTTGTGACTAAAGTGGAAAATTTTACTGAAACCAGTTCGGTATTGTCGCGCCAACTACcatatttatgtaattgttCAGACTAGGTATTTACTggaataaacaatttcaaatttcaaTCGTCATAAAGTGTTATACACTCGGTAACATAGATAAAAAATTGTCtaagaataaaaagtaatacACGAAGAAATACTTCGTCCGcttataaaatgtaggtaatgtcGAAATAgctgctatattttatttttattgagcaCAAAATGATATTTATGCTACACTTACTTCAAGGTTGAATGGGATATCACAGGTGGcgggattatttatttttatcttcctACAGAAACACTGAAAAATTCTTCTTTGTATTATGCTTTTATATAAATTTGAATAGCACCGCAATATATTTAGCTTATAATGCACATCTTCAGAGTAATACCCGAGACGACGGCGAAACGACCCGAGGTGAAGCCGAGAGTACAAAATGTAGCTGTTTGTAATACTACCAATGTTAAAAGAACACCGTATGTACTATCAATGGGAATCAATTATTACTAACATCTTCAACACAGACAGTTTTATGCTAACAGCATGTGCATGTATGTGGGTTCAGGGAAAATTGCACCTTATGATGTGAAACAAATGTCAACCGAGAGCCATGACATGGTTAGGTCAATGCTTTGTCTACGTTATTCAAATTCTCACGAAATCccaaaaataatgttacttttgttattttacttacctatgtattttcttttttggcaTGAATCGaaacatttttacaaataattttctgGAAACTGTGCCAAACAAAAGTCAGTgtccttttatttcaaattgctGCCTAATAGTCATACGCCAAAAAAAACTAGAGCATCGTCAGCTTCTGTCACCAACAGAACTAGACTTCATCTCTACTATGATGCTTTTACGCACAGTCTAGAAGAAATCGAGATATTCATACTTCCAAACATATGAGTAGAATATCGTTGTAATAAGGCTATCATGTGACGTAATTGATGTAATAACAGGACGTCCCGAGTGGACGGCGCGGGTCACGGCGGCGCGGCTCCGAGGCCGTCGTCACTGCCGTACGGCCGCACGCCGCCCCCCGCTGCTCCACGGCGAGCCGCTTCCTCATCAGCAGCGCGAGCTCACCACGCACCTACACAGCAGAAAAACAAGTACGTATTTACTGAACCTCTACATTTTTAATGCCTTCTAATTCTATTGCCAAAATTACCATTGTCAAAAATTACCGTGCTATTTTCTCAACACCTTAAGAATCATGTGTGCATCTGTACATATCCCCCATATTATAcctttatttatgttgttaacCATTTTCTATAGAAATTGTTAATCTAAAAGTTTATGATTGATTTCCAGATACGTGAGAACCCTATGGCATCGGCTACCATCAGACTCCGGGCATCTTGCGTTCAACGAAGGAGAACGTCTCCGACTGATATTGGAGGTAGACGATCAGTACCTGCTGTGTTGTCGAGGTGAACAGAAAGGGCTAGTGCCGCGCGATGCCGTGCTCTTAGAGGATTTCTGATATTGGCAACCATAGCATGACTGGCAGCCATGTTGGCGCCCGTTACGTTTGAATGGCAAACGTTAGATTCGGTGAAAATCGCATTACGTTTATATTTTTCGATGTTTTGAGATCCTTACCATGAATTTACGAATCCATCTCGTTTAAAGTCATTATAGGCATCTAAACAACGAAAAATATGTACGTGAAATGTTCGAGAATATGTGCAATAGGTTCCGGAGTGGTGAATTGTTATGGAACTATACTTTGTTTCGTCTGGAAATGTGTTTGAACTCTTGTGTTGTGTAGTTTGATTCGGTATGTGAAAAAAATGAATGTGATCGTGAACTATGCTGTTCAAAGACTATGTGAATATTCTTGTAATGTAATTCTATGTTTCATACTCTACTCCATTCGATTGGAGCGCTAATTTTATGTcttaatcattatttaaaattatttaatttcgatATTGTTACTCAGCAATATTCATTCTTCGCAGAATCTTaacatcattaaatatctctcaCATTTCTAATTATTGTAGTAAAATCTAGTCTTACGTTTTAAGGCACGACAAGGTCTTGGACtgtatataaatttattttaagtaacacAAATTGTGGGAATATTTACTGGGAATGGCTGAGCGTGATGAAGACTTGATGACGCATTGACAGTAAATATTTATCTCAATAATATGTGATATATAGAATACTATTTACTTTTATGGTAGGAACAAAATCTCATACCTTAAGGGCAAACTCCATTGTATCTTAAAATCATTTGATTCATGACTGCCAAGGGAAACACGCTCCAAAGTACTTCGTTGTTTAGATAAATTACTTAAATGTGAATTTGATGTCTAAAATTACCCTTGATATAAACGATACTTGTATAGTATACTAATTACGACCTATTGGTATTAGTGACTTAACATGGTAGGTATAAGTTTAAAGGAAATTTTATAGTAATTCGGTGACTAAGTATTGTTTGTGAATGTTTCACTAAATTTTATTACGCGGGTACGGTGTATCTGGACTTTACTGACAAACTTTGACAGGGAACTTAGCCACAGATTGTGTAACTTCTGGCTACACTAACTGCATGCGGCCTCATCCGAAACACCTTCCTTAGCGGTCTGTGGTGAACTGTTCATTAACTAGCGGTGTAGGTGGACTAACTGGTGTACATTATTAACTGCATGGCCCTTACCGACACTGCCTTCCCCGAGCCGGCCTACACTCTCAACCAAACCTCaactgacagtttataatacgGTGTTGGTGTATAACTACCTCGTATCTCTAACTGCATGCACCTCTCCACTTCACACGTCCCAATACCAGCACAATATGCTTGTAACTCTGTACGTACCTACCGTACCTGACTATGTACATTACTAGCGATATTAAATCAATTATGATATCGATATTGATATTAAAGATGGATTCGTCATCTCAATGTCTGCTTAACAGTCACgaatattattgtgatataaTGGTCATATCACTGCTATTATGATGCGGAAAGAAACGATATTttggtatgtattgtattttattgctCAAGTTGGAAGCGCAACATTATCGGATGATATGATTGATATTAATATTCGAGACGTAATACtctaatattatacctattataaatttCAGTATTCGTTATTGGTGTATAGTaactgtacataatattaacatataTGGAGTTATTCTTAGTAGTGATTTTAGAGGTCAAAATTTGTAAGAAAACGTTTTGAATGCACGATACAGTTCCTCTCGTAGTCCGTCGTGCTATCGAGTCACAACATTGGTGAACATGTAGTCGATATACTCGTAGTGGGCTAAATTATTGTAATCGCGTGTAACCGAGGAGTGTTTCTCGAGGCAGTCGTGATGTTGACTCTTGCCGACTACGTTCAGTGAACAAGTGTGAGGCTCGTCGCCGCGGTAATCTCATCTCCTAGATGCGGACGTAAGT is part of the Spodoptera frugiperda isolate SF20-4 chromosome 30, AGI-APGP_CSIRO_Sfru_2.0, whole genome shotgun sequence genome and encodes:
- the LOC118269872 gene encoding uncharacterized protein LOC118269872 isoform X27; translated protein: MGVTEYDWDSYNGFYSGEESVGSINTMSICKSELLFSPVKEGVHGVHFSVDSLDCELPSEQDLILTCQANKDNYTIAFEGSLTTYSEDSECVEPAVNQKHDKLGEEETLILDNDERTRRNLELLERCKKLTNKLTTSMARSDLGLTTWSKLKKQTSQSPLRRHPSGNNNEGSNEATDVTDDNMSNSVIKSQSLPNLYRRKLMNSSINSAALSNSTVDSFTVNQRLMGTPMCMKVYDVSQHRSQGSQHSEPMSTSSTDNQTSSDKSQPKQTFSLVKLFMKQKSMSNDGIVSMDQMDRSECWPSSSGGESGESMGEQKLVDSKTAISERPQIDLPSTAVEEVSSVVYEEIQTVNPYNNRVYDEVLIEEEETGDGSKLSDSESNLYATVNKPHIKRTNLNIMNSPSRMRTNRKSCSSQSSATSVSISSCSESDGTQITKMNRLLQREPCDHKSTSTHLETDTIDKSIQTSSMQLSNMSQKEIFKVVEPSFLEKLKEGDCEKPVFVLYPSYTLPDISFLNGRPNIYLNPLKVNISPRSSESKKNRLQVKGKRPFSCNDLEMLKKKGLGHIKDWDSLNFLLPTECKQLLSEVPELMQHMKEKEGTQKCGDKYCSASPASRSKNRPTSCDCNNLVGNTTTVSSSSSTATQPSSGYRGSSTMLTDSSAQNSPAPAGNFNPLFVYRYDSATSSEASGVNNEGQRINPNIPKRSLSLADQTRIPKQGELAPPRPPLPKSILRKSMDKTRKSSTHTKRYSMFEMDDLIQDPVVCMTAATEHKTKRRSLQEPYYLQNQTMDYRKNNDIAAKRLSQQFLDAAEKDADYNEYYPDEGVGTESSLESGKSNELKFHRPHTPPLPKPRTKQMEYTEFPPPGALISSADLQQLEEFLKHSGFNCLNMDEWDQNQVQKVRNQVSKFLQMKRSQEENQRSTESSGSSCNSKKSVSFAQKSEVTKAESQQSQLKPMEDVKGVSLTTPPNSPNISAVIAQRLYQGKNLAEIPICEEAEVSPDEFGSPIHHDARGKYDVIDVSQKRALVSNVTDAVEMLIQHFSSATDQAELAFLGDSKESPACAKIALNALCPALYAIFRDGLKENIETSFGAVNNSVWQMVEATARQGPITKSLNELVLRINSEDAVTEGLVKFNAFILGLLNAQSVDAWVSYIRTRESILAKHYSPDSLILAGCVGEPRCRALLDTLLASLEPLKLLPFSLDLMFEMRELHRSFKKIESDMRAASRLECSGEEHWRPGSASSGASGNTGNGSGNSGGKFRRLQLKWEMLSNAESPVTPSGETSPAAARGSKIPRPVSSPVRPVAPTLQSPAKTTHRGIPVPVRKGTSPTTTTPRASTARAGTTNKKPPQAANRVIPETTAKRPEVKPRVQNVAVCNTTNVKRTPTSRVDGAGHGGAAPRPSSLPYGRTPPPAAPRRAASSSAARAHHAPTQQKNKYVRTLWHRLPSDSGHLAFNEGERLRLILEVDDQYLLCCRGEQKGLVPRDAVLLEDF